The Lycorma delicatula isolate Av1 chromosome 2, ASM4794821v1, whole genome shotgun sequence DNA window ACATAACATAACCTAACATAAACATAAAcgataacttaaaataaaaataaataaaacagctttttattattttacaccgattttaaatatatatatatatatatatatatatatatatattctattttaatacaaCAACATTAATGTCCCTTAGATTTATCTATTCctttaactataaatttattactgtttaaaccATTAAAGATGGTTTTATAAATCGACTAAGAATATTACCTTAGCATATGATAATctgagaaaataatatttgtgtatgTTTTGATCGACTTTGTATTTTAAgaagttctgttttttaataaaaaaaaacaatcgtttaCTTCTAATTTAGAATGTTAGATAAATAAACAAGTGTATTTCTTATCGATAAATTTAGGATTaactgcttttatatatatatttaaaattactgtataatttactaaattttatgttttagttaattctttgcatataaatataataagtgcattgtattgtttaaaatacaatttgtaatataaaataataattaaactagaagaatgatataacaaaataattacattgttaTTTACTCGTGGAAGACTTTACCAATTTATTATTGATTGGGttttttgtaaatgaatgtacgagaaaaaataacaaactgtgATGGATTACattactaattaaaaagtaaaacctttTTAGATAATATCAGTGTACGATTTAAAtgacattcatttaaaattcggtcgtatttttttaatgaatttattcttttttgattGAAACAAAGAGAATTTATTCGATATTTGGATGAAGTTACCGATTAAAATGGTATGTAAACTACCTTGAATTAATTACAATGTACGTTGAGATGTGAGCGAATCTACTTTTACTTGTTATTATATAACCGTTATCTAATTCTTtcgtttctaaaataatttatactaaattgtatttgaatctataataactgataaaataggGAATGTGTATTCTATAACCTCGTATCGATAcatatatatgattgtaaaaacattgtttgtcttaaattaagaaatactgtattattggaagattttaaaataaaaactactacaaTAGTATTTAAGAACTTATTCTTAAATGCTTTTATTTGTCttcaaatttgaatattatttttttttttagtttaaacgaAAATTGAACAGATGTACAAGATAGAACTATCAGATTTAACTTACATAAAAAGCGAAacggttgtttatttaaaaatatatttcccagATTGTTTTTGACGCGGTTCAGGTTAGATTCATTTATAgctaaagaaagaaagaaagattatgaGATAAACAGAGAGAAAATCTAAGTAAGGGAGAACTGAAAaggtttcgatttttttttttcgtacgGCAACAGCTCGGAAGGCCAGTCGCTTGATGTATGTCACGTCTAAGGAGctattattagtataaattattatccTTGGCAAGAGTCATATTTTTCGAGCGAGTTGTTGTTAACTTAAGAGAAAACATTAGTCGACGCGAGGCCCGCGCGCCGCTCGGTCGTTTCCAGTAAAAGATGACGGACGATGAGTTGTGTCGACGATGAGGAAGCGGGATTGGTCGGGCGCCTTGCCAGAGACCAGCGCGTTATGAAATGATATTTCTCCGCCCTCCTGTCATATTCGCGCGCACTTAATCATAGAGGCATGCGCAATAATCTCTGTATAGTCATGGCGTAACTGCCCGCCTACAAACAAGCCGACCGGacgcaaaagaaaagaaatatcctGATCTACGTATTATCTTGAATCCATTATTTATCATcgttttctgtttgattttttttgcgTTAATCGgcttagaaatttatatatttatcctttaagaccaattttttatttaagaaagaagttttaataataaaaaaggtaacgATTTTATATTCAACGAGAACTCAGAAATATAAAGTACAATTTGTGATCAATACTTATAACATTCTCTCGTTAATTTGATAAGTCTTTCCTTTTCAGCGTTACGTTTATCTTAATTGTAGATAAAACTTAAGACAGACTAATCCattcgtaaaaaattatataattacaggCCGTTCATCCGCGACAACTATTTTTCAATGAACCTTACCGATCTTACTTTTACtagaatatataaacttttaaaccaaCCCTCTAATTTAAGaggaatgataaaataaattttgtaattctttttttacgttCAGTAGTCTGTTCTAAGCGTGGTACACTTAGCTTTTTAAACCGGTACGCTTGGTTTTTATCGGTACGCTAGTAAAACTAACCACAGCAATTACATTATTCATTAGGATGTGGTGAATAatcgtatatttaaaacaataaaatataagaataataaaagtagCCGATTAATGAGAAcgcagtaaataaattattaaatatcgaagaataatttttattattttagtaaagcAGGATTTTTATTCCTCTTATTAACTCTCAAATAAATCAATcgccttttaatattttacgcGTAGTCAACCGAAACGGTTTCTACAGACTAAACTTGTCTTTGTCTCCCCCGCATCGGCCCGTTATTTTAGAtctaaaaatagtttgttttagaCACATAACATAAACTCATTTTCAAATAGCAGGAAATATATCCTTCCCTAGTGTAATGTCCGCCCTTAACAGAGGGGTTTAAACCCGCTGAAcgaggttatttttatttatatgaatctaAAATTTGTCTTTCTTTTGCAGGAGAGGGATCGGTTTCGAGTTCAGAAGAAGATGCGATCAGCGCTTCCGGCTGCAAATCAGAGGATTTAAACCGGGGCGAGCTGAAAAAAGATATTATCCAAAGAAAAGACGTGGCAGAAAGCCCGCAATCGTTAGAAAACGAGGAGGCAATGGCCACCGGAGACGAGGAAGAGGATGACGATGCGGTTCTCGATGAAGGGGGTAAAAGGCAAGAAGAAGCGAGGCGGCAACGACAAGAcgctgaaaataataatagtatagacGAAGAAACAGAAGCGGAGGGGGAGCTAGCCGGCCTGGGTTTTCCGTTCCCCCTCCCGGCTGCGGCCGGTCATGTCACCTTGGAGGCGTTGCAGAACACAAAGGTTGCAGTAGCACAATTTGCCGCTACAGCGATGGCTAATAATGCGGACAACGCAGCCGCACTCCAAGAACTAGCAGTACTTCAGTCGACTCTATATACGCTTCAGCACCAACAGATGATGCAATTGACTCTCATACAGCAACTGCAACAACAACTCCAGATCACCAGACCCAAAGACGGGTCGCCGCCACCGCCACCGCCACCGCCTCCACCTCTACCGCCACCGCCACCCCCACCGCCGCCTCCTCCAAAGCCACCGACACCGGTCAAACAGCAACAACAGCCACCGCCAACGCCGCTACCACAACTGCAACTGCAGCAACAAGACGTCTCCGTCTCCGTCTCCGTCCCCGCCACCACCCCTCCTACCACTCAATCCGTTCCTCCCTCCTCGCACTCATCATCCTCATCATCGCAGGCTCTGACTCCCTCGACTGACCCTCCCACTCCCAAACCGCCTCCACCTTCACCGCCTGTACCGATTACGTCTCTGCCTCCTTGTTCAATATCGTCGTCTTTCGCTTCGTCCATCATCACGAATTTAGACCCACCTCCCTCACCTAATGAGCCGAACACACTGGAAATGTTACAGAGGAGAGCCCAAGAAGTTTTAGACAACGCCAGTCAAGGTCTTCTTGCCAACAACTTGGCCGATGAACTCGCTTTCAGGAAAAACGGAGGAAAAGGCAGTTCTCTCTCGCCTTATGATTCCAAGTCGGGGGGTCGAAACGAACCTTTCTTCAAGCACCGGTGCCGATACTGTGGCAAGGTGTTCGGCAGCGACTCGGCTCTCCAAATACATATCAGATCGCATACAGGTGAGCGTCCTTTTAAGTGCAATGTCTGTGGCAGTCGGTTCACAACGAAAGGCAATCTGAAAGTCCATTTCCAGAGACACACATCCAAATTCCCGCATATTAAGATGAATCCTAACCCGGTACCAGAACATTTGGATAAGTACCACCCTCCCCTGCTAGCCCAGATGGGAGCACACCAGAGCCTGCCCCCGGGTGCTACACCTCATCATCCGCACCCGCATCCTCATTCCCAATTTCCCAATAGCCCCCCTTTCCCGTCCTCGAGTCTGCCTCTATACAGACCGACTCAACCGCACCATGACCTCGTCTTGCCACCCCACCATAGACCTCAAGATCCGCTTTTAAAACCGATCCTTCCTCTCCCTTTATACGGTCCTCGAGGGGAGCAGGAGATGCCGGAAAACCTTAGCAAGCCCGTACAGTCGTCTACACATTCCTCGTCTCCTCCGGCCTTGGATCTGGGAGACCGCTACAAAAAGGAAAACCACGAAGACGAAACGAGACTGATGTCCGATTCCGGAGAGCCGCCCTGCAGTGAAAGCCGTTTGAGCCCCAAACGAGAAATGGAAGGAGAAGGAGAGTCGGAGCACGATCCGGATCAGGAGCGATATCCGTCCCCGTCACAGTACGACGACTGCAGTCTAGACAGCAAGTACAGCAACGAAGATCTCCTGATGTGTCACGAAAGTCCAGGGATGGATAAGAACGAAGACAGTCTTCAAGATCAGCCGGAGAACCTCTCGAACAAAAGTACGTCAGAAATTCACTTTTCTTTATCCACTGATCAACGCTTACCTCCATCGTTTCCGTTTCCGAACACTATTTCACCTCCTAGTAGTACATCCTCTGGAAGTCTACACACCCCCAGAGCCTTTTCTATTACGCCTAGCGATATAGATCCTTCCAAAGATCCTGCCATCTACACCAGCCTACTCCCGCGTCCTGGAAGTACTGATAATTCTTGGGAAAGTCTGATAGAAGTCACTAAGACTTCTGAAACATCAAAACTACAACAATTGGTTGATAATATAGAACATAAATTAACAGATCCTAATCAATGCATTATCTGTCATCGTGTTCTTTCTTGTAAGAGTGCGTTGCAGATGCATTACCGCACCCATACTGGGGAGCGGCCGTTCAGGTGTAAGATATGCGGTAGAGCATTTACTACCAAAGGCAATTTGAAAACCCATATGGGTGTTCATCGGATTAAACCGCCGATGAGAGTGTTACACCAGTGTCCGGTGTGTCATAAGAAGTTCACCAACGGCCTGGTGTTGCAACAGCACATCAGGCTGCATACAGGAGAGCCGACAGACCTCACGCCCGAACAGATCCAAGCAGCCGAAATCAAAGACTACATGATCCCACCCCCGTCCTACCATCATCCCCCACCTCCACCACCGGAGTCCTTCCTTTCACATCCTCATGCACATCCTGCACCCGGCTTCTCCCATGCGGGCGTGCAGGAAGACAGTAAATCcatatttaatgatatatcatcATCTAAAGAGGATTATAAATTAGATGAAAATCGGCCAAATAGTTGTAGTCCTATACCATTAAATTCCAGTTTTTCTACCTCATTAGCGGCCTTGGAAAACCAAGTACGCACTATTACTACAATAGCTGCCCAGTACAATACTACATCTAATTCTCATTTAAGTCATTCATCTGAGGATTTGTGCAATAACAAAATATTCACCCCTATTCCAGTGAACGGCGAAAAGTCGCCGGGCTCGAGAGGGTTGGAAAGTCCAAGCGGGTCTGAGGGGCAGCTGACACCATCTCCCCACCCCTCAAACCCTGTCCAGATTCCTCAACGACCAGTGTCAACGCAGCGACCGCCAAGCCCGGCGGCATCGGAGTCGAACTCGTTGGGGGCCCTCGACCTGACGCCTCGGGCTCCTCACAGCGTCTTCTCCGGGTTCGGCCTCCTGCCCCCTGCCGCCTCCTCGCCGCTCATCACGTCCGCTCTCTCGTCGCTCACTTCTTCGGTACTAACATCGACTGCGTTCAGCCCCATAGGATTGGCGGTCGGACCCACAGGTAGGACTCCTTAATCTCTTTATTCTCCTGCCTGTTCCTAGTTTCCGTGTTTCCAGATGTGTGTGTCTGTTTTAAAagcaatcttttgtttttattatttattgtacaacctTTTTGCAAACAAAACAGATCGTTTTATTAAGaggtgtttgtaaaataaaaaaactgcgcATTATCTGACGATAACGATCCGTACCGATTTTATCTCATACCTTTAAGGGTATCACTGCGGTATTgttatttcgattaaaaaaaggtatttctgGATCGAAAGTAGgaataaagttaaatttgtatAAGACCAAACTGGAGTGCAGTCGCTGTATTCGTAGGACCTATTACTGACGAAGCTGGATGGATTCTGATCTAGTTCTGGCATTAAGTCAAGCACGCCGGATACAATTGAATAACACAATCGAATTCTTCTTTGAGTAATGATATGCATTGACATTTTAATGTCTAGTACATCGTCCCCTGTTTATATATAGGCATCGAATGTTAGCTGCTtgcaaaactttataaatagacagacagacagacttTGAGCACTCGCCGTTAACTTCACCTCCTCTATGACCAACATCGTAAATTTATTCGCGTAGTTTTCGCATCGTTGTAGTCGTACCGTTTTCATGCACCGTATGTGCTAATGCAAATTCAGAATTTTTGTACTCTGATCGTATATCCCTcgctaaattaaaatacttttttttctcgTTCAACTTAAGCGCATGAATTAAATTCCATTTACTGATACGTGTATATCTCGATAATACCTTTCttagtgtaatttatatattttttttaatgttcgtattaatgaaacattacacgcaatttttaatattaataatataaattcaactattattaaatcacTAATAGTCTCAATACttcatttcttcatttaatagttagtaaatatatttgttttgacatcgtataatataaaaatagttcgTACTAGTTATGAAAATCGTAGTTTCATAAGAATTGCTAATCATTTTATGAAAGACCTAATTCTCCATTTCgtatattactataaatatttttctttttttattttacacccaaaataaaaataaagaattataataaataattttttaaaaattcattctagcagcagaatatcatttttttgttaaaattaatttaactttttttttcacttaatactttttcattaattttttattcgttaagtATTTCGATTATCAAGACCAGTACatcagaaatgatttttttttttacgaaatttaattcaaatttaatagaaatagatattttctgtcgatctatgaaataaaatgaattgctttaaaaatcaattaagtgATTCAGATTTATTTCGCTTTTATTTTGTTAGGTTTTATTATAACTATGTTATGTTTTCTATCTCGTTacctcatatttaaatatattttaactgataatttttttttttttttttttaattaacatttttatttctctaagccaattttcaaaatttttcttgcccattaattatattttcctgctgttttttaatgaatttttttaaaatgtgtggaATTTAAATTTGTGCCTATTGATTTCTCCAACTGATTATGAGAAATTAtataagctataaaaataaataaaaaaagataatattaagaaagaaaattttttaatattttttatttatagtcgcatcaatagTTAAAGTCATTGACTATAAATGTATCGGTAAACGTGTattcttgaacagactcaggcccaCCATTCTTGAGATTTGCGATTAATTGAACCCCCGAccacccaagaacaccggtatccacgatatagtattcaaatccgaataaaagcagcGATTAGTTTTACCAGGATTTAAACCTAAGAACCTTAAACTTCTAAATCGGTTGATTTACAATGATGAGTTTTACTATTATACCGATCCGTttgattaagaaagaaaattgtttaattaattttataatttttataatattttggaaaaaattggattgaaaaattcaggaaagaacagtattatattatttgtacagGAATCAGATGATAGAGATAAAAATAGAAGATAACAAAGATAAACTACTGTTCAAAAGAGATAAAAGGACAagcatatgtaaaatatttcccGTTTGATTTTCGACATTTATATTAAAGAAGCTATAAAGGAATTGAAAGACAAATTTGAGCTTGAAAAATAAGATTCAGGGAGAGAAGATATCTTTAAAAGTTTACTGATAACATTATTCTTTTggcaaaacttaaaaattactcagaaaagattgtaaatattctttttcgtaacatgtacgttgcaatctgttcaaccgTTGAGATATAAGCAAACACCTCAccgctcaatgagatgaggatgattgtatgacatgtaaatgagtgtagtcttgtcagactcaggccgaccactcctgagacgtatggttattTGAACCCCAACCGCCAAAGTACACCGACATctattgtctagtattcaaatccatataaaaacaactaacttttactaggatttgaaccttagaactttcgagtTCGAATattagctgttaaacaattgattacGACGAAGAGTTAACTATCAGACTAGGCCCGTGTGCTTGTTAATTTTACGGATTTATTTTTTGGAGAGAAGCATTGACAAAATAAAGAGCATATCAAAAATTCTCTTAGgcaagtaaaaagaaatttccacgcaaaaaaaaatgataatatcaaatattggtctaaaaatataaaaaaaaattctttaaaatatttatttagaatttgtttacatcaaaaattaatttaaatgtcaggaaaagatttttgaaagtgtatgtttggagtgtcgctttatatggaaatgaaacttggacgatcggagtatctgagaagaaaagattagaagcttttgaaatgcggttctataggagaatgttaaaaatcagacgggtggataaagtgacaaatgaagaggtattgcggcaaatagatgaagaaagaagtatttggaaaaatatagataaaagaagagacagacttataggccacatactaaggcatcctggaatagtcgctttaatattggaaggacaggtataaggaaaaaattgtgtaggcaggccacgtttggaatatgtaaaacaaattgttggggatgtaggctgtagagggtatactgaaatgaaacgactagcactagatagggaatcttggagagctgcatcaaaccagtcaaatgactgaagacaaaaaaaaatttatttagaatgtaaCGCTTCATATCAGTAAAATACggataacaaacaaaaacaaaaaggaaaaaatacacactttttaaatatgtttttattggaAATGTTAGAAATTATGTGGATGTATGAAGTACGAAATGTAGGGAagacaaatttatattaagattctAATAAAGTTTAAGATTCGTTGGCAgtgtattaaaacatatttaattattacaaagtatacaaattaaaatcagtataTGAAGATGATTGAGATATAAAGGAGGCACTGAAAATTTAAGATACCAGTAATTATTCTCTGAGGATAAAAGATCAACGCAAACAAAAAGGAATGCAggaaccattcaaatgattgatgACTCAAAAAAGATGTATCCAATTTAACTTTTTGAGTGaaatcttcataattttattagtaacgtatttttgaaagaattttgatagtcaaataataaagattgagaatactatttttattctgttattagaaaattaaaacttaataagagTAGCCCCtagttaaattaagttttgtttcaataaggttgtacaattaaaaaaaataacccgaattaaacaaaaaattaaaaataaatttgaaaataaaattcgttaagtaaaatttatgcattatatattttaatattaaattcggtcatcaaaaataaatttcgttcACATATAAACTGCTCActtattgtttgttaaattatattactatttatctgcttttaaatattgtttctgCTTTAAATTAGATTAGTGCatgttattatgtatttaaagcTAACTAATTTAGAATtagagttttataaatttatttatgtatttatgtgcttgtttttattaaaatatttcagcattttagttagttataaatgttatattagttttttgcttataaatttaagttttgttgaattttaataaaattattatttagaaatacataaattattaaattaaactgaaatttgcATGAATTTTTGTATTggtttcatcatttttatatttatatattactatatttctgtgttaatttataattaatttagacaatattaattattacaatatcacgtaatcatttttaaaatatatttatatttaattattaaatagttaatatatttaatatttattttattattaattattatccttttatttttttaaatttaaaaaaacgtatacgctttaaggaaattttaaacatttatacatCCCTGAGTAGACTTaggtattttaattctttcatgaTTTCATTGATAACAGCCTAGTATTGACTGTACACGAAATACTATTTAttcatagaataaattaattaatctttgcaACCAAATTGCAAACGTAATGGAGGCCAGTTACGCTAACGAATTGGCTTCATCTAAACGTTTTTTATAAGCGTTAGTATAAATAGTTTTCATCcgttttaaaaactatattaatactgatggaattaaagaaacaaaaaaatatttataacaaacattaatttaatttatttgtattcatttctattttataagtAAGGACTGTTTTATGCATCTAAgtagtacaattatttttaatttttcaaatttcaaaatttatattttatgtaaattatatttttcgattGGAGTTTTgtagtaattcatttttatgttccGCAGTAATGTAACTGCGCGTATTTTATACATCCAGTACATAATGCAGTTTTCTGCATAAggtataatacttttttctgaatGTACGTTGTATAACTAACACAGTTATTGTATACTCTATAACTGAATTAAAACCCACATTCTAAATGTTATATGctctgaaagaaaaaatttaaatataattttaggcaaaatatattctttaatagattaatcagatttaataaattaataatgtttttaataattaaatacatgaaaatttaaatttatttttaaaaaatgatgagtTAAAGCTGACCTTGATCTTAATATAGAAATTccctaattctttttttcaaatattgctaAATGAGAGTTGAATAGATAGGCAGCTGTTATTTAGCTTATTAACTCTCCAGTTctaccaatattattttttaaattaaaaaaaaaaaaaattttaatctaaacaaacaaaaaattgccaaattttaatttaaacattaaaaaaaatccctttcggtacgtcAAAAGGCgggggtagatttcaccggtgctaagcatgggataaaaatgatttccaccttaaagtaaagaaacacttcaaatttagccaatacgacaatggtagcatgtgaaaaaagtttcacatgtttagcgtaagacaagcaccatcttcttacaactccagcaacattttggtcatcccttgccgtaaggaattggtcatatcaaaacttgtttcggAAAAACGTTTTAGGTACTATTAGAGGACTAACaagcactttaaaccgattcgatacttacCTGTTAAGAGTGGTATAATTGTTTTGTCtccgaaaccccattttttttcacccccctgggccaatggttgtttatatcaaaaaacgttacttcgataagttttaggctcttatccaaagaatagtagaaactttcaacaaattcgatattttacttaataagaaaatgatagcgatattttggtttttcaaaaaagccccctaTTTCCA harbors:
- the LOC142319721 gene encoding homeotic protein spalt-major-like — translated: MSRRKQARPIRVLESEDGLETSVPSLPGEGSVSSSEEDAISASGCKSEDLNRGELKKDIIQRKDVAESPQSLENEEAMATGDEEEDDDAVLDEGGKRQEEARRQRQDAENNNSIDEETEAEGELAGLGFPFPLPAAAGHVTLEALQNTKVAVAQFAATAMANNADNAAALQELAVLQSTLYTLQHQQMMQLTLIQQLQQQLQITRPKDGSPPPPPPPPPPLPPPPPPPPPPPKPPTPVKQQQQPPPTPPSSQALTPSTDPPTPKPPPPSPPVPITSLPPCSISSSFASSIITNLDPPPSPNEPNTLEMLQRRAQEVLDNASQGLLANNLADELAFRKNGGKGSSLSPYDSKSGGRNEPFFKHRCRYCGKVFGSDSALQIHIRSHTGERPFKCNVCGSRFTTKGNLKVHFQRHTSKFPHIKMNPNPVPEHLDKYHPPLLAQMGAHQSLPPGATPHHPHPHPHSQFPNSPPFPSSSLPLYRPTQPHHDLVLPPHHRPQDPLLKPILPLPLYGPRGEQEMPENLSKPVQSSTHSSSPPALDLGDRYKKENHEDETRLMSDSGEPPCSESRLSPKREMEGEGESEHDPDQERYPSPSQYDDCSLDSKYSNEDLLMCHESPGMDKNEDSLQDQPENLSNKSTSEIHFSLSTDQRLPPSFPFPNTISPPSSTSSGSLHTPRAFSITPSDIDPSKDPAIYTSLLPRPGSTDNSWESLIEVTKTSETSKLQQLVDNIEHKLTDPNQCIICHRVLSCKSALQMHYRTHTGERPFRCKICGRAFTTKGNLKTHMGVHRIKPPMRVLHQCPVCHKKFTNGLVLQQHIRLHTGEPTDLTPEQIQAAEIKDYMIPPPSYHHPPPPPPESFLSHPHAHPAPGFSHAGVQEDSKSIFNDISSSKEDYKLDENRPNSCSPIPLNSSFSTSLAALENQVRTITTIAAQYNTTSNSHLSHSSEDLCNNKIFTPIPVNGEKSPGSRGLESPSGSEGQLTPSPHPSNPVQIPQRPVSTQRPPSPAASESNSLGALDLTPRAPHSVFSGFGLLPPAASSPLITSALSSLTSSVLTSTAFSPIGLAVGPTVRGNTTCNICFKTFACNSALEIHYRSHTKERPFKCTICDRGFSTKGNMKQHMLTHKIRDMPPHLFEHKSTGQQTPGSLGGSSITTSSGSIPGTINLSGSITGIGVGVSVGVASDDTTSNASSEGPRPLSGEPPLKQELPVKRSPPEGESVLPLPKRQPSLPKHLCHVCNKNFSSSSALQIHMRTHTGDKPFRCTICHKAFTTKGNLKVHMGTHMWTNGASRRGRRMSLDLPPLPKDSDFLHRRPDLFYPYLPAPFLNGMQQKLNEISVIQNVNSNMSNGLLNFSGFGGGPGIGNSDIKPGSPGSDKTTITSPCQRTTPPLWDLHYERKPMTTSETQMDVCPSPPPPPPPPTTHVTTQRGEGLAA